ATCCACTTTTTTACAATTCTAAGCACCCAAAAATCAGAGTAGCCTTTTTTTGAGTATCTCGGTTTTCAGAGCAACAGGACTTTTATGATAGGCTCTTCTTTGGACACAAGAATAAAACTTCAAAATCCGAGCAAAAGCAGAATGCTTATTGAGATTGCACCGGCAGCAAGACAGGCTTTCAGAGATATGTTGTTTCCGGCGCCAAAGGAGGCTCTCATAAATAAAGCTAGTGAATCTGACATCCGAAGCGATGTCATTCAAGCACTCTCGTACATTCCTAACAGACAATACCTGAATATCGGCGACGCCATCGGCGAAATAGATGTTGTTCAGAATATTGTACAGCCTTTCATATGTTTAGATTATCCTGTGACGAAAGAACAACTTATTGAGGCAGCCAGGGACTATAATTCTCCGGGTTATGTAATGGGTGGACTCACTAATTGTCCAGATAGAACTTATGACAGCTTCAGTGATGTAGTCAATTGTTGTGGCGGCATGTTTAATTGGTGAGGCTGTAAACATCTCAATTTAAGAAGGATTTGGTTTTTTCTTTCTTTTCAGGGATTTTTCGCGCCTTTAAAGTCAACTTCTTTTTTCATATATGTTCGGTACTGAACCTCTCTTATGCTCTTTTTTCTTCGTATATCAAGATTTAAAAATCACAGGGACCGGCCATTTCGGCATAATAAAAAATTGGAATAATATTTTGAGTCTGAAATGATTATTAAATATAAGTTATATTTTTCGATTACGGAAATTTTGATTATAGAAATATCTATGGGGGGTAAAATTGCTTAAAATAGGATATAAAATTGCACCTGAACAGTTTCCTCCTTCCGAGTTGCTGCAGCAGGTAATAGCTGCTGAACAGGCAGGTTTTGAGAGTATTGATGCAAGTGACCATTTTCATCCCTGGAGTGAAGAAGGACAGGCCTGCTTTGTCTGGAGCTGGCTCGGAGCTGCAGCTGCAAGGACAAATACTATTGAACTTGGAACAGGCCTGACCTGTCCTATCCTTCGCTATAATCCCGCTATCATTGCTCAGGCTGCTGCGACAGTATCTTCACTTGCCGGAGGAAGAACGTATCTCGGAG
The genomic region above belongs to Methanosarcina horonobensis HB-1 = JCM 15518 and contains:
- a CDS encoding DUF2795 domain-containing protein, yielding MIGSSLDTRIKLQNPSKSRMLIEIAPAARQAFRDMLFPAPKEALINKASESDIRSDVIQALSYIPNRQYLNIGDAIGEIDVVQNIVQPFICLDYPVTKEQLIEAARDYNSPGYVMGGLTNCPDRTYDSFSDVVNCCGGMFNW